A single window of bacterium DNA harbors:
- the holA gene encoding DNA polymerase III subunit delta: MQLKPEELTRRLKEGTVDHLYLFTGDEPYFIEEAVSLVRSHALTGEEEKGNFHTLSGDDLDFDTLRALVQTIPLSGKNRLIVLKGPEKIKKGDADRLAQLLQKKQPSVRLILVAEKIDQRTRLGEVTQKEATAVHFYRLFEDRLPGWIVQKVRESGRTIPLPLAQVMAQMLGNDLYRIERELTKVYLYMGKDTQITRQHLVVVSGESRIFSVFDLVRNLGERNVEPALKILDKLMEEGTSQILLLAMIVRQFRQIYLARSLLEQGKGGTELNRALGLAPMFARQIAEQARFFSYQRLQELYGRLLETDLTLKSSSCHPRLILENLIIEMCQNSPDS; the protein is encoded by the coding sequence ATGCAATTGAAACCCGAAGAGTTAACCAGACGGCTGAAAGAGGGGACGGTGGACCATCTCTACCTTTTCACCGGGGATGAGCCTTACTTTATTGAAGAAGCAGTAAGCCTTGTCAGAAGCCACGCCTTGACCGGAGAGGAAGAAAAGGGGAACTTTCATACTCTTTCCGGTGATGATCTTGATTTTGACACCCTCCGTGCTCTGGTTCAAACAATTCCTCTTTCGGGAAAGAACCGGCTGATTGTGCTGAAAGGGCCGGAAAAAATCAAAAAAGGGGATGCTGACCGTCTGGCGCAGCTCCTGCAAAAAAAACAGCCTTCGGTGCGCCTGATCCTGGTGGCCGAAAAAATTGATCAGCGGACCAGGCTGGGTGAGGTTACCCAAAAAGAAGCCACAGCGGTCCATTTTTACCGGCTGTTCGAGGACAGGCTTCCCGGATGGATTGTGCAAAAAGTCAGGGAAAGCGGCAGAACTATTCCTCTCCCCCTGGCTCAGGTCATGGCCCAGATGCTGGGCAATGACCTCTACCGGATCGAACGGGAATTGACCAAGGTTTATCTGTATATGGGGAAGGATACCCAGATCACCCGGCAGCACCTCGTAGTTGTTTCCGGAGAATCACGGATTTTTTCCGTCTTCGATCTGGTCAGAAACCTTGGAGAGCGAAATGTTGAACCTGCCCTGAAAATTCTCGATAAACTGATGGAAGAGGGAACCAGCCAGATTCTCCTCCTGGCCATGATTGTCCGGCAATTCCGTCAGATATACCTGGCCAGGTCTCTGCTGGAGCAGGGGAAGGGGGGGACTGAATTGAACCGTGCTCTCGGCCTTGCGCCGATGTTCGCCCGCCAGATAGCTGAACAGGCCAGGTTCTTCAGCTACCAGAGACTGCAAGAACTGTATGGCAGGCTCCTGGAGACAGACCTGACCCTGAAATCAAGCAGTTGTCACCCGCGGTTAATCCTTGAAAATTTAATCATCGAGATGTGCCAGAATTCTCCCGATAGTTAA
- the rpsA gene encoding 30S ribosomal protein S1 → MSEAEKIQETTNNEGSEENMAELLEKSNTKPKKYSQGQKIKGKIARISEEWVFVDLGGGKSEGVIARSELEDEQSQVKVAEGDDIEAQFLYLQDGEIVLTTKVGGQAKANKKQLEDAFRGHIPVEGYVMGEIKGGLEVKVSGVRAFCPSSHIELRRGANLAKYLGKRMMFHILEYKEGGRNIILTRREILEEEQGKKIASLKETLQVGQEITGAVRSIQNFGAFVDLGGLDGLIPVSEMSWGRIENPSEVLKVGQRVQAKVTSIDWDKQRISLTLKHTQADPWLTVSQRYQEGAWLQGTVVRLTEFGAFVELEPGVDGLVHISNLNAEQHVKHPKEVVEIGQKVDVRVLKVDEQGRRISLTMEPERINPFKKEDLGFKEGDVLEGTVESVKPYGVFVKLPSGLTGLVPNEEMGTSKGTKHAQMFKAGTPMNVVVLGIDRENEKIRLSRKSALETVEKQNVQEYVPSNGKKGKEEPPLGSLGVILKAKLEEKWGKKL, encoded by the coding sequence ATGAGCGAAGCAGAAAAGATTCAAGAAACTACAAACAATGAAGGGAGTGAGGAGAATATGGCCGAACTCCTGGAAAAAAGCAACACCAAGCCAAAGAAATACTCACAGGGTCAGAAAATCAAAGGCAAGATTGCCCGGATTTCTGAGGAGTGGGTTTTTGTTGACCTTGGCGGGGGTAAAAGTGAAGGAGTTATTGCTCGAAGCGAGCTCGAGGATGAGCAGAGTCAGGTCAAGGTAGCCGAAGGTGACGACATAGAAGCCCAGTTTCTCTACCTGCAGGATGGAGAGATTGTTCTGACAACCAAGGTTGGAGGGCAGGCCAAGGCCAACAAAAAACAGCTTGAGGATGCCTTCCGGGGCCACATCCCGGTAGAAGGATACGTGATGGGCGAGATCAAGGGAGGGCTTGAGGTGAAGGTTTCGGGAGTGCGGGCCTTCTGTCCATCCTCTCATATCGAGCTGCGCCGGGGAGCGAATCTCGCGAAATACCTGGGGAAGCGCATGATGTTTCACATCCTCGAGTACAAAGAGGGTGGGAGAAACATTATCCTGACCAGGCGGGAAATCCTCGAAGAAGAGCAGGGAAAGAAGATTGCCAGTCTCAAGGAAACCTTGCAGGTTGGTCAGGAGATTACGGGAGCGGTACGCTCTATTCAGAACTTTGGCGCTTTCGTGGATCTGGGCGGTCTGGACGGGCTCATTCCCGTATCCGAGATGAGCTGGGGCCGGATCGAGAATCCTTCCGAAGTACTGAAAGTCGGCCAGCGGGTTCAGGCCAAGGTAACCTCCATCGACTGGGATAAGCAGCGGATATCTCTTACCCTGAAGCATACGCAGGCTGATCCGTGGCTGACCGTCAGTCAGCGGTATCAGGAGGGAGCATGGCTCCAGGGCACGGTAGTGCGGTTGACCGAATTTGGCGCTTTTGTCGAGCTTGAGCCCGGAGTAGATGGCCTGGTGCACATTTCCAATTTAAATGCCGAGCAGCATGTAAAACATCCCAAGGAAGTCGTTGAGATAGGCCAGAAGGTGGATGTTCGTGTTCTTAAAGTGGACGAACAGGGCCGGAGGATATCCCTGACGATGGAACCGGAGCGGATAAATCCATTCAAAAAGGAAGACCTTGGTTTTAAAGAGGGTGACGTGCTGGAGGGCACTGTGGAATCGGTCAAACCCTATGGTGTGTTTGTTAAATTGCCCAGCGGGCTTACCGGCCTTGTCCCCAATGAAGAAATGGGAACTTCCAAGGGAACCAAACATGCTCAAATGTTTAAGGCGGGAACCCCTATGAACGTCGTGGTCCTGGGTATCGACCGGGAAAACGAGAAGATCAGATTGAGCCGGAAGTCTGCCCTGGAAACCGTGGAAAAGCAGAATGTCCAGGAGTACGTTCCTTCCAATGGGAAAAAAGGCAAAGAAGAGCCTCCTCTGGGATCTCTCGGAGTTATTCTCAAGGCAAAGCTCGAAGAAAAATGGGGTAAGAAACTGTAA
- a CDS encoding LptE family protein, with protein MEKIRSQKPGARSQESGVRSKKLLAAQWSILALFNLVTIGALSGCGYRILNQYPAWPEGIRRVHIETISNQTTEPGLDKTITNALIQEFWHWDRVRIVNRPEAQAILSGVITGYGADEPLSFDRDRNVGEYRLTIHLDLHLEEVATRKIFWQAKDITIQGDYQFFQNDLATTRAQENRAQQKAARDMARKLLDERFRGGS; from the coding sequence ATGGAAAAAATCAGAAGTCAGAAGCCAGGAGCCAGGAGTCAGGAGTCAGGAGTAAGGAGTAAGAAGCTGCTGGCTGCTCAGTGGTCCATCCTGGCATTGTTTAACCTGGTGACCATAGGGGCCTTGAGCGGCTGCGGATACCGGATTTTAAACCAATATCCTGCCTGGCCGGAGGGCATCCGCAGGGTCCATATCGAGACTATCAGCAACCAGACCACCGAACCCGGCCTGGATAAGACGATAACCAATGCTCTGATCCAGGAATTCTGGCACTGGGACAGGGTGAGAATCGTCAACCGCCCGGAAGCCCAGGCCATCCTGTCCGGAGTAATCACCGGATACGGGGCTGATGAGCCGCTCTCCTTTGACCGGGACCGAAACGTCGGGGAATACCGGTTAACCATTCACCTGGACCTGCACCTTGAAGAGGTCGCAACCAGGAAAATTTTCTGGCAGGCAAAGGACATTACCATCCAGGGAGATTACCAGTTTTTTCAGAACGATCTGGCTACAACCCGTGCCCAGGAAAACCGGGCGCAGCAGAAAGCTGCCCGGGACATGGCCAGGAAACTGCTGGATGAGCGATTCCGGGGAGGATCCTGA
- a CDS encoding aminopeptidase gives MSELQGKDNLPAKLKSKGEMVWNRLSEQDRQQAASFAQQYIDFLNIAKTEREAVDNIRKQAKEQGFHELSSPENGTRFYQVNRDKNIALCSLGQEDIRQGIRIIISHIDSPRLDLKPNPLYEDQDLALLRTHYYGGIKKYQWVALPLALHGMVVRSDGSKIEFRIGENPQDPVFTISDLLPHLSQRIMDEKKLKDAIEGEKLTILFGHHPIAGHQEEKERVKSNILSLLHERYGIIEEDFISAEIEAVPAWPARTVGLDHSMVGGYGQDDRICAYTSLQAILSQTAPPRHASMVFFMDKEETGSEGNTGSQSRFAELVVSQLLQKAGIKPEEYLVRDLLFRSKALSADVNAALDPNYPDAFEKQNACRLGYGINLCKYIGSRGKYATNDASAEYMGEIRRLFNEHGVIWQAKELGKVDEGGGGSIAKFLAKYGLDMIDCGPPLLGMHSPFEIASVADLYETFKAYRVFLEKS, from the coding sequence ATGAGTGAATTGCAGGGAAAGGACAATCTGCCCGCGAAGTTGAAATCGAAAGGAGAAATGGTCTGGAACCGCCTGAGCGAGCAGGACCGGCAGCAGGCTGCATCTTTTGCCCAACAGTATATCGACTTTTTGAATATCGCAAAAACGGAGCGGGAAGCGGTTGACAACATCCGAAAGCAGGCCAAAGAGCAGGGATTTCATGAGCTATCCTCCCCGGAGAATGGTACCAGATTTTATCAGGTCAATCGTGACAAGAATATTGCTCTCTGCTCACTGGGGCAGGAAGACATCCGTCAGGGGATTCGAATTATCATTTCCCATATCGATTCCCCACGGCTTGACCTGAAGCCTAATCCCCTTTATGAGGACCAGGATCTGGCCTTGCTGCGCACCCACTACTATGGAGGAATTAAAAAGTATCAGTGGGTGGCTCTTCCTTTGGCTCTCCACGGGATGGTGGTCCGTTCCGATGGCAGTAAGATTGAATTTCGCATTGGCGAGAACCCGCAGGATCCGGTATTTACGATCAGCGATCTTCTGCCGCATCTGTCTCAGAGAATTATGGATGAGAAAAAATTGAAAGATGCGATCGAAGGAGAAAAACTGACCATTCTCTTCGGTCATCACCCCATAGCCGGGCATCAGGAGGAGAAGGAGCGGGTCAAGTCGAATATCCTCTCCCTGCTGCACGAGCGGTACGGAATCATCGAGGAGGACTTCATCAGCGCGGAGATAGAAGCAGTCCCTGCCTGGCCGGCCCGCACAGTCGGCCTGGACCACAGCATGGTCGGCGGATATGGGCAGGATGACCGTATCTGCGCTTATACTTCCCTGCAGGCTATCCTTTCCCAGACCGCTCCCCCCCGGCACGCCTCAATGGTTTTCTTTATGGATAAAGAGGAAACCGGCAGCGAGGGGAACACCGGCTCCCAGTCCCGGTTTGCAGAGCTTGTGGTCAGCCAGCTTCTCCAGAAAGCCGGAATCAAGCCGGAAGAATACCTTGTGCGGGACCTTCTGTTTCGCTCCAAAGCCCTGTCAGCGGATGTAAATGCCGCACTCGACCCCAATTATCCGGATGCTTTTGAAAAACAAAACGCCTGCCGGCTCGGTTACGGCATCAACCTCTGTAAATACATCGGATCCAGAGGGAAGTACGCCACCAACGATGCCAGTGCAGAGTATATGGGGGAAATCAGGAGGCTCTTCAATGAGCACGGCGTGATCTGGCAGGCCAAGGAACTGGGCAAGGTGGATGAAGGAGGCGGCGGAAGCATAGCCAAATTTCTGGCTAAATACGGCCTGGACATGATCGATTGCGGCCCGCCCCTCCTGGGCATGCATTCCCCCTTTGAAATTGCCAGCGTTGCTGACCTGTACGAGACCTTTAAAGCCTACCGGGTCTTTCTGGAGAAAAGTTAA